GTTGAATCAAACTGCTAAAGTCTATCTgtacaacaaaaaataatatataacactCAACATGCCCTAATGGGATGCACCATCCATGTATTTTTGATAAatattgtgggattttttttttttttattattcccaGTACTGACAAAAGTATGGTTTACTGCTTGCATGCAACCCCATGCCATATTGCAGAGGTCACAGTGGGTACAGCTTATTCACAAGGGTTTATTTTTGACGCTTTTACCATCCACTTTATCTTTACTAGACAGACTGCGCAGATGAATtgcactgagagtgtgtatatttagAACTGATAGCACACAGAACTGTAAATCAGTGCAGATGACCGTGGTTTTGACAGCAATTGGCCTCAGAAACAGGATGTGCATTTtgtgtaatcatttatttatgctaTTGGCTAAAGAGACTAACATTTTTGGACTGTGCTAGAATAGAAACTGCGAGCATGTATGCAGGAAGGATGAATGCGAACATTTGCGTGAGGTTATTCATTTGTGTCAGTTGTCAGGTTCGTGAGTGTTTCTGGAATGACAGGAAACTATATCTAGTGAaatctcagaaaaaaaataataaaagtggtTTGTGATTTCGTCTCTTCCATAAGCATGCCGGTTTTATTACTGGAATTGCTGTGATGGCTGAGTCACTGTGTGTTCACCCGTAAGGAGTGTGATATCAATACCTGATTTGAAGTACACTAGCATGAGATGTTCTTCCAGAAACATGCACgcttctataaaaaaaaaaatctgttcagtGTTTGTGACAGGCTGATTCAAGTAAATAGTGTAAAGAGACTTCAAACAATGTGGTTCTACTGTGGTTCTACTTAAGTGTGTTCTGAGTTGAATTAGCTGCAGACATTAGCATGTGTAACAAGATTAATGACTGCTGTGTTTATTGCCTTGTGCCATAAAGCACCTTTAAGGGAAAAGTGAATGTCTTATACTCCCTCAGAAGTGCTTTAGGCCATGAAGCAATAAACTTGGCAATGATTAATCTTGCTGTTGATTTGTTGCTATGAAAGTTGATGTGAACATAGAAGACtatcttgttttttatttgcttttttttttttttttaaattatttttcacattGATGCCTTCAGAATTAGTTAGAATTAGAAATATTAGAATTAATAATGAGGAAACATATTAATATCACTGAATAATATTGTGCCCCAGCAGCTAGTACCGAAGTGCCAGCATCATGCTCCAGTGGCTGTGAAAGCTGCTCCGAATACAACGGATGCACAAAATGTCGACCACGACTTTTCATCCTCCTGGAAAGAAATGACATCCGTCAAACAGGGGTGTGTCTTGCCACTTGTCCTGTTGGATATTACGGCATTCGAAATCGGGACGTAAACAGGTGCACGCGTGAGTATTAGTTTGTTTTTGAAACATTATTCTGGAGAATCTGTCTGATCATTACACAATTAATGGAACATTTAACCTAAGCAGGGTTTAAGCTTGGAGGAGCTAGCAGTAACTGAAAGTCTGCTCCAAAGCTTGTGTTTCCTGCCAACCAGAGCTCCACCAGTGGCATTAAATCAGTGTGTCTTACTGAGCCAGTGATCTGTTTTCTCTTACTTTGTGGGTGAAAAACAGGATTTAGGGGAAGAAATCAAAAGCAAAACACTGGTAGtaactgtttgtctgtctctgtaagGAAGTCGACATCAGTATTTTGCTCTGTAAATACAGAGTTCATGCTAGTTCACCAAACGGACCACATTTTTTTACTCAACAATTTACAACTGTCTATATTTTCAAGCGGATTTGGCTATTCGTTTGATTCTGTCATTCTactatgttaataataataataataataattattattattaatattattattattactattattataattataattataataaaaagaaatcagagGTCTATGATGTTTTGAGGCTGAATTATTCCCATGTGGAAATGTTTtactatgatgaaaaaatgtCAGGAAAAAATAGCTGCATGTTGTCCCTAAGAAACAGGTTCATAATAATAACTCAttaaaaagaggaaagaagagtctaatcaaaatgtaattaaattcttCCACCTTTAGGTAAGGGTGTATTTTGATAGCCACTCAGTGTGAAGTGCAGGTTGGACTCATTATATTTTGTTTCTGGAAGAAAATGATGGCTTTTGCCTTACAAAATACGTTCTTGCCTCACGTTACTTAATCTATCTCAGATGTTGGTGTGATTTAGCTATTTTCTAAATGGTCATTAAAGGTAATCTCAATGCAGATGCGGCAGTGAAGGGTATTGCCcggcagtgtttgtgtttcaagAAATGAAGCCATGGTCTTTCTCACACTGTAGATAATCACTCTTTTCTTTAATCCTCCATAACAGCAGGGTCTCACAATGGTATTATAAGAATTTCCTTTATCCAGCCCATGAAGTATACAAGTGATTAGGGTTAGGGTGTGGGGTGAATTTAGTTTGTATATTAATCAGTTTAGTTGTATTGAATCCAGAAGAATTATTCAAGTTCTTTACAACATCTGCAAATTGTATGTGAGAGCGGGTAGTCAGATTTTCAAATTGatttaatatgtaatatttcattaatatttatatgttaACAATTATGCTTTTTAACTTTAACCACTGTTAAAGTAGAActaaaaaaatagatataaataattaaataagtaagaaataaataatttcgtTATTCTGATGGTGTCAAAAGTTAATCTAAAATATGCTTAAAAGACTCATGCTGTTTTGCTGAATTGAGTTAAAGTGCATGTTTGCTTTTCATTTCAGCTCTGCTACTTTCCGTGTTACATTCTCTGGCTCACAtgcttaaattaaattaaattaaattaaatcggCTGCTTGTATTGATTCTCTTCTATTAAAATCTAACAAGACAGGTTTTATGCTAAATTTCATGCTACTTTTTTAGTAATGCCCAGACCGTTCAATTCTTAAAGgaatcttttatttaattaagatCATAAAACAATCAAGTGCTTTAAACCATTCGCCCTGGTTTACTATTTTCATTCAGACTGTTGGGTACAAGTATGAAACATTACATGACATCAGTGAATTAGACACTGTGCCTCTTGTAATAATTAGATAATAGTGATGGATTGGGAAACATGTTCTAGTATTGTTGGTAAGTGTCtgtttttcatttccactggGATCATAATTGCCCTCTATTTAAATGTAGTTTAGATGTTTGACTACAGATGCTGAGCTTGTTATGACATGGAAGTGCAAGGAGCTGAACACTTCTGATGTGCAGACTTTCAGAATAGATGTGTTTGGTTCACCCCTGCTAGTTTTTAAGAGGGGATGCTTCTAAAAAGGTTTTGGATATTATTTATGGTGAAGCTTAATGCCTACATATCATCTCCCTGGATGAGTGTCACACCCCCCTGCCccattttaaacaataaatattccAGCAACAGTTATTCAACCTGcaaatttcacatttcacacataATGTTTATAGAATAACCTAGCTTCATCTCAGGAAAggtcaaaatattttttcagcTCCAACAGTAAATGTCAAGATGAATTCTTATTTCATCTCTTATATGTTTTTGCTATATACTGAAgtcatttgggtttgagatcagtgGATGAATGTAGGACAAACAGAACTTCACTTTTACTTCcctgatatttacatcaaaATGTATTAAACTGGTTGGCCAGTGAAACAAGAGCAGTTGATGATTAAAACATTGTGAGAGCTTGAAAGAAATCCCcaatttaaagaaatataaaggtcgtaacacaatacacaagacaCTCATCAGTTATAAGAATCAGAAGATCAGAATAGAATTTGCAAAGGAGTACAGAGATGCTGAGTACAGAGTACAAAAGCTGTAGAACCAAGATAGACCTCTACCAAACTGATGGAAAGGCCAAAAGTGTGGAGAAGTAAAGCATCTgttcatgatccaaaacacacaggCTTATCTGTCGGACACAGTGGAGGTAGTGTAATGGCTTGGGTTCACATGGCTGCTTTAGGAACAagctcactaatctttattgatgatgtaactcatgatggtagcagcagaacaAATttagaagtctacagaaacattctgctTGGCAATTACGAGAAATGTCTTCAATCTAATTGGAAGAGACTTCCTCATGTAGCAAGACAATAACCCAAAtcacactgccaacacaacaaagaaCTTCATCAAAGGTTGTAgtctggccaagtcaatcaccagatcTGAACCCAATTAAACATGCATTTCAACTTCGGCAAAGAAGGTTGAACAGAGAAatccccaaaacaaacaactgaaaGATGGTGCAGTACAAGcctggaaaagcatcacaaaagaagaatgcaacagtttggtgatgtcagtggGACGCCAGCTTGATGCAATTTTGCAAGCAAGGGATAAGCTTCCAAATGTTGAGTTATTAACTGTAATTTACTTTAAGGCTATTTCACCTAAAAATTGGGTGGTCTGCCACCAAAGCTACCATGTTCTACGATGTTTGATATCTAGCTGTTAATATCAGggaatgaaagctgaaattctagAAATAAttcttaatttaaataaatcttaTATTAATCTTTTGGCCTTTCTGTCCAGTACTGTATAGAAGTATGTAATTTGAGGACTGCATAGAATATATCTTTGTCCAATacagaatagatagatagatagatagatagatagatagatagatagatagatagatagatagatagatagatagatagatagatagatagatagcatgaCATAATGAATCATGTAAGCTACTAGACAGGTTTCCATgactttatttctctttctttcagaaTGCAAAATAGAAAACTGCGCAGATTGTTTCAGTCGAACATTTTGCGCAAAATGTAAGGAGGGCTTATATTCATACAGTGGCCGGTGTTACCACAGCTGCCCTGAAGGATTAATCACTGTCAACAGCACCAtggagtgtgtaggtgagtgaTGCTGTAAATCCAAAAGCTGATTTGCATTTCTAATCattatatgtatgtttattgtatattcCTCAGCTTGATGCTCTTTAACACACAGATCATTAAATTAACATAAACTAATACAAAGACAAACAAATATACCAGGCTGATTTGATATAGTATGAATACCAATCACATATTTTAACCATTCAGTAAATTCAATTCTCTGAAACTGCGATAAAGATTCTTTCCACAAAATCTTGTTCTGAGTTATAGCTTTGGGAGGACAAAGTACACAGTAGTAGAAGTCATACCACTTTTATATGAGGTGGTATTTGAGATTGGTGGACAATCAAAATGAAACTATTTAAAACATGGGGAAGGTAGACATGGACATTATCAGGGTACACAGAATGAACTTTACTTGGGATTCTCTGGTCTTTCTTTAAGAGCACATCCAACttgcattattttataatatcaCCTTTCCTTCACTGCAAAGCAATCATGGTATTGGCAAAAGAGCAAGCCTGGTGGAATACtctgttctctcttttttttttcctgtggttTCTCAATCACCAGCAAACGGAACTTTGGAGAGAGGCCTGCTGGATGATAAGAACTTTATTGATTTGTTCTGAAAATTGTTCTGTCATAAGCAAGCAAACCCAGTGCTAATAGTATTACTCTCTGAGACTGAGCTCTGGCTCTTCCAAGATGCTTGGCTTTTAATTCCTAAGGTAACATTTTGGCATCGGCCTGGTGTCTTATCTTAATCAATACTCATGAAAGCCTCAATAAGAACAAATGTTCAAACTTAGTCTGCAATTGAAAACAGCTGAGAATACATGAAAGTCTTAACCGGCGCTTGACAGTGTCTCATAAGGTCAGATAAAAACGAAACCTGCCACAAATAATCATAACAAATTTTTTCTCGTATACTGAAGAGAAATGAGACTGTGAGTGATGTTGGATATTACCAATCTGAATATCTGCCATGAGGTCCTTAGGGTTCACTGATTTGCTTTCCTCAATATTTGCTAGAAAATATTTGCCTCTTAGGAAAAAGGACTTTATGATTCACTTTATCCTTGTTGTTCATTCTAGTGCGATGTGAGCTTGGTGAATGGAGTCCGTGGGGCCCCtgcatgaagaaaaacaaaacatgtggTTTCAAAAAGGGCAGCCAAAGCCGTAGAAGAGAGCCTACACAGCCCCCTAGTCCGGCCACCATCAGTGGATCTGCATCTCTTTCTACCTGTGCTCCTGAAACTGAGACACAGAAATGCAGCGTGTCGAAGAGGATCCCCTGTGGAAAGGGTAAACTTGAGGGAGACAGTAGGGCTACGTGACTCACACAAATATGAAGAtatgaattcatttttttttatggccATATTTAAGAATGAGCCCTGGCTTCCCCAGTCAAAGGAAATATTTGCTTTCTGAAACTCTAAGAGACGTCAAATATATATCTGTTAGCAGTCAAAGcatgtaaccatggcaacctcCACAAGAACCCACAAGTATCCAAAGCAAAATTCTTTTCCATATAATGGGATAGAGTAATAGAATATTTTTACACGCTGTAAACTGGGCACAGCATCCATAATTTGTGAATATAAATGGTAAGCAAGCTGCAATACAAATTATGATTCTGTAAGAATAAGCTCTTATTTCACTGTTTTCAAAGAGATCAACAATATGTTGCTAAACTATTTAAACCTAAAAGCAATTTTTTATGTAACTTATTTCTCAATTCTCCTTTAAACAGAATCCTTAAATCACCTTTATTGCAtatcagaaacaaaaacatgtttcCATCATTTTCCACCAGATAGCTGATTTATACTTTGGGCATAAGGAAAAGATATTTTGCATTTATATGAAAAATAGCACCTTTAATTGGTCGGTTTGATGAAATAACAAACAATAACGTGCCAGCCTTATGCGTCAACACTTTTACAGAGGGCGCTCTGATGTCTGAACTGTTTATTAACTCATAACTTTTGCTAGACCACTCATTAACACGTAGCGCACTAGACTCCAGCATTACATAAGTTTCTTTCTCTTACTTCTTGAGGGCTGAGGAGCATGTTCTTCTTCAGGAGAGCAGTAGGCTCCACGCTCTACCGGATATGACAGCACCATCTGAGAAATGAAAGGCAAATTTACACTGCATGACACCCTCATCGTGGAAAGAATTTCAACCTTGG
The nucleotide sequence above comes from Hemibagrus wyckioides isolate EC202008001 linkage group LG01, SWU_Hwy_1.0, whole genome shotgun sequence. Encoded proteins:
- the rspo1 gene encoding R-spondin-1 isoform X1; translated protein: MQLGLLALVVVFLSSMGYSDSLKIPRGRRQRHTASTEVPASCSSGCESCSEYNGCTKCRPRLFILLERNDIRQTGVCLATCPVGYYGIRNRDVNRCTQCKIENCADCFSRTFCAKCKEGLYSYSGRCYHSCPEGLITVNSTMECVVRCELGEWSPWGPCMKKNKTCGFKKGSQSRRREPTQPPSPATISGSASLSTCAPETETQKCSVSKRIPCGKGDKGTTPKNQGTLNGKNRGRDSKESNKGGGKRKKGQSPATTVPSMITSTIT
- the rspo1 gene encoding R-spondin-1 isoform X2, coding for MQLGLLALVVVFLSSMGYSDSLKIPRGRRQRHTSTEVPASCSSGCESCSEYNGCTKCRPRLFILLERNDIRQTGVCLATCPVGYYGIRNRDVNRCTQCKIENCADCFSRTFCAKCKEGLYSYSGRCYHSCPEGLITVNSTMECVVRCELGEWSPWGPCMKKNKTCGFKKGSQSRRREPTQPPSPATISGSASLSTCAPETETQKCSVSKRIPCGKGDKGTTPKNQGTLNGKNRGRDSKESNKGGGKRKKGQSPATTVPSMITSTIT